One segment of Ochotona princeps isolate mOchPri1 chromosome 28, mOchPri1.hap1, whole genome shotgun sequence DNA contains the following:
- the LOC131478153 gene encoding basic salivary proline-rich protein 2-like, producing MGTGTGTASSLHEGPYEGPAKRKKRQQGVPPQRCYRGKATAPQNPSDCGDPPQPVTQASATPPQLSTPHSTHEAPRTPPRTATGAGEQKANEPRRGSSRERQTCRAGPVENTEGRGKCPQRREHPSPAPPGTPLGSHGHRVPAFPREDSAPPVPPGVPRGSCPLAVGAPDTLTSSSKRARVRTPRGGSQEVTLLREAVLPGRRASVEDSRRGRKPLRGIHMGWSRAPGALQGFPIVRSCLAGTPLGRWGCRGLAARGRRSPGRRGAPRGAVWVLAGAAQCAPRWEPPLRGSSGRSGALPVGGVAPQTLAGFLGYLLEPVSLGVITPVGGVVRGSESSLGKTRVSRGPMGTAANAESWPREPALPSGRGQRCRGPFGCGLPLRVPEGRPDSRAGLEYVLVCTSLSL from the exons ATGGGCACGGGCACGGGCACGGCCAGCTCTTTACACGAAGGCCCCTACGAAGGCCCCGCG AAACGCAAGAAACGGCAACAGGGAGTCCCCCCGCAACGCTGCTACCGCGGAAAAG CGACGGCGCCCCAAAACCCTTCCGACTGTGGAGACCCTCCCCAGCCCGTGACACAGGCCTCGGCCACGCCACCGCAGCTCTCAACTCCGCATTCTACACACGAGGCGCCGCGCACACCACCCCGCACCGCGACAGGCGCCGGAGAACAAAAGGCTAACGAGCCCCGCCGCGGAAGCAGCCGCGAGCGGCAGACCTGCAGGGCCGGGCCGGTCGAGAACACCGAGGGGCGCGGCAAGTGTCCCCAAAGGCGCGAGCACCCCTCGCCGGCTCCGCCCGGGACGCCCCTCGGCAGCCACGGCCACCGCGTCCCTGCCTTCCCGAGGGAGGACTCCGCGCCTCCGGTGCCGCCCGGGGTCCCCCGGGGGTCCTGCCCGCTGGCTGTGGGGGCGCCCGACACACTCACCTCCTCAAGCAAGCGCGCCCGAGTTCGAACGCCGCGCGGCGGCTCGCAGGAAGTGACGCTCCTCCGGGAGGCGGTGCTTCCGGGGAGGCGGGCCTCTGTGGAGGATTCTCGTCGGGGTAGGAAACCTTTGCGCGGCATCCACATGGGGTGGTCCCGGGCCCCGGGCGCCCTTCAGGGCTTCCCGATCGTCCGTTCCTGCCTGGCGGGAACTCCTCTGGGCCGCTGGGGCTGCCGAGGGCTGGCTGCCAGGGGCCGGCGGAGCCCTGGGCGGCGTGGGGCGCCGCGGGGGGCTGTGTGGGTGCTGGCCGGGGCCGCCCAGTGCGCCCCCCGATGGGAGCCCCCTCTCCGCGGGTCCTCAGGGAGATCGGGCGCCCTCCCGGTGGGCGGGGTGGCCCCCCAGACCCTGGCTGGGTTTCTGGGGTATCTGCTGGAGCCAGTGTCTCTTGGGGTGATCACGCCTGTGGGGGGTGTTGTGAGAGGTTCAGAAAGTTCTCTTGGAAAAACGCGTGTGTCCCGTGGCCCGATGGGCACCGCAGCAAACGCCGAGTCCTGGCCGAGGGAGCCCGCGCTGCCCAGTGGTCGAGGCCAGCGGTGCAGAGGACCGTTTGGGTGCGGGCTGCCCCTTCGGGTCCCCGAGGGGCGACCTGACAGCCGCGCCGGCCTTGAATACGTGTTGGTGTGCACTTCGCTTTCTTTGTGA
- the ZCCHC9 gene encoding zinc finger CCHC domain-containing protein 9 produces the protein MTRWARATTTRSKRPLPATSWEDLRKGSSEGVGQSGPKHTEPGAGRLPLRNDTPQGKRKNKKKKEYLNEDVNGFMEYLRQNPQAGQPGQVLAADSDRVREEIAVALKKDSRREGRRLRRQAAKKNAMVCFHCRQPGHGVADCPAALESQDMGTGICYRCGSTEHDITKCKAKVDPALGEFPFAKCFVCGEMGHLSRSCPDNPKGLYADGGGCKLCGSVEHLKKDCPEAEPSERLVTVGRWAKGMSADHEDILDLPKPQKPKTKTPKVVHF, from the exons ATGACCAGGTGGGCGCGGGCCACCACCACGCGCAGCAAGAGGCCCCTGCCGGCCACGTCCTGGGAGGACCTGAGGAAGGGGTCTTCCGAGGGCGTGGGTCAAAGCGGGCCCAAGCACACAGAACCCGGGGCCGGTCGGCTGCCTCTGAGAAACGACACGCCGCAAGGAAAAcgcaagaacaaaaagaaaaaggagtacCTGAACGAGGATGTGAACGGGTTCATGGAGTACCTGCGGCAGAACCCGCAGGCCGGGCAGCCCGGGCAGGTGTTGGCCGCGGACAGCGACCGAGTCAGGGAGGAGATTGCTGTGGCCTTGAAGAAAGACAGCCGCCGCGAGGGGAGACGCTTACGAAGACAGGCGGCCAAGAAAAACGCCATG gtgtgttTCCACTGCCGGCAACCTGGCCACGGGGTCGCAGACTGTCCGGCCGCCCTGGAAAGCCAGGACATGGGCACTGGGATCTGTTACCGGTGCGGGTCCACGGAGCACGACATCACCAAGTGCAAGGCCAAAGTAGACCCAGCTCTGG GAGAATTCCCTTTTGCCAAGTGTTTTGTGTGTGGGGAGATGGGACACCTGTCGAGGTCGTGTCCTGACAACCCCAAAGGACTCTACGCTGATG GTGGCGGCTGCAAGCTCTGTGGCTCTGTGGAGCACCTGAAGAAGGACTGCCCGGAAGCTGAGCCCTCAG AGCGCTTGGTCACCGTTGGACGCTGGGCAAAGGGGATGAGCGCCGACCATGAAGACATTCTGGACTTGCCTAAGCCGCAGAAACCCAAAACAAAGACCCCCAAAGTTGTTCATTTCTAG